Proteins co-encoded in one Accipiter gentilis chromosome 5, bAccGen1.1, whole genome shotgun sequence genomic window:
- the DHX58 gene encoding ATP-dependent RNA helicase DHX58 isoform X2, which translates to MELRGYQREAVAPALRGRNSIIWLPTGAGKTRAAVHVCRRHLESRRGGRVAVLVNKVHLVDQHAKKEFHVLQDAFKVTAISGDSHHKSFFACVVKQSDVVICTAQILQNALVSGEEDMHVELTDFSLLVIDECHHTHKEGVYNKIMLNYLQRKLSGQQGLPQVLGLTASPGTGGATSFEGAVEHILQEEVQHLQSHVPQPRKQYDLCQERAQDPFGEQLKKMMEQIQQYMEMPGLPQDFGTQIYEQRIMELEKRAAETFCRKTRVCALHLRKYNDALLINDTVRMIDAFQCLQQFYTAERDAKDPTERFLTTTFEENRMSLQALARDRRYENPRLGKLEEILQEHFQPPGTARGIVFTKTRQSAHSLLSWLQDTATLCGQHIRAAVLTGAGYSNQTKHMTQNEQQDVIKLFREGALNLLFSTSVAEEGLDIPECNIVVRYGLMTNEIAMVQARGRARAENSVYSVLAKANSREVSRELLNENLVELMERAIRAVQAMPEQDYSLKPCAASCPPPCPASHCLLQIRDLQEVAVASWLMKEARISERRQLHDPDDVYFYCVNCNVAACRGSDIRTVEGMHHVNINPNFRVYYRVSGKIQFQRTFKDWEPGCRIMCSECSQDWGMEMIYRQVKLPILCIKNFVVETPAEKRRYKKWSAVTFPVKEFDYLEYCSSTHGQSF; encoded by the exons aTGGAGCTGCGGGGGTACCAGCGGGAGGCGGTGGCCCCGGCCCTGCGCGGCCGCAACAGCATCATCTGGCTGCCCACGGGCGCCGGCAAGACCCGCGCGGCCGTCCACGTCTGCCGGCGGCACCTGGAGAGCCGGCGGGGCGGCAGGGTGGCCGTCCTGGTCAACAAG GTGCATCTGGTGGACCAGCACGCCAAGAAGGAGTTCCACGTGCTGCAGGACGCCTTCAAGGTGACGGCCATCAGCGGGGACAGCCACCACAAGTCCTTCTTCGCCTGCGTGGTGAAGCAGAGCGATGTCGTCATCTGCACGGCCCAGATCCTGCAGAACGCGCTGGTCAGCGGGGAGGAAGACATGCACGTGGAGCTGACGG ATTTCTCGCTGCTGGTGATAGACGAGTGCCACCACACACACAAGGAGGGCGTCTACAACAAAATCATGCTGAATTACCTCCAGCGCAAGCTCAGCGGGCAGCAGGGCCTGCCGCAGGTCCTGGGCCTGACGGCGTCCCCCGGCACCGGGGGGGCAACCTCCTTCGAGGGAGCCGTAGAGCACATCCTGCAG GAGGAGGTGCAGCACCTGCAGAGCCACGTCCCCCAGCCCAGGAAGCAGTACGACCTGTGCCAGGAGAGAGCTCAG gaCCCCTTTGGCGAGCAGCTGAAGAAGATGATGGAGCAGATCCAGCAGTACATGGAGATGCCTGGCCTGCCACAGGACTTCGGCACGCAGATTTACGAGCAGCGCATTATGGAGCTGGAGAAGAGAG CGGCAGAGACGTTTTGTCGCAAGACGCGGGTGTGCGCACTGCACCTGCGCAAGTACAATGACGCATTGCTGATCAATGACACGGTGCGGATGATCGACGCCTTCCAGTGCCTCCAGCAGTTCTACACTGCTGAGAGGGACGCAAAGGACCCCACCGAACGGTTCCTCACCACCACGTTTGAGG AAAACAGGATGAGCTTGCAGGCGCTTGCCAGGGACCGGCGCTACGAGAACCCCAGGCTGGGCAAACTGGAGGAGATCCTGCAGGAGCACTTCCAGCCCCCAGGCACCGCTCGTGGCATCGTCTTCACCAAGACCCGGCAGAGTGCCCACAGCCTGCTCAGCTGGCTGCAGGACACGGCCACGCTCTGCGGCCAGCACATCAGGGCCGCCGTCCTCACCGGTGCCGGCTACAGCAACCAGACCAAGCACATGACGCAG AATGAGCAGCAGGACGTGATCAAGCTGTTCCGCGAGGGAGCCCTCAACCTGCTCTTCTCCACCAGCGTGGCTGAGGAGGGCCTGGATATCCCCGAGTGCAACATTGTGGTCCGTTATGGGCTGATGACCAACGAGATCGCCATGGTGCAG GCCCGGGGCCGTGCCCGTGCCGAAAACAGCGTCTACTCCGTCCTTGCCAAAGCCAACAGCAGAGAGGTCTCTCGTGAGCTGCTCAATGAGAACCTCGTGGAGCTCATGGAGAGGGCGATCAGAGCGGTGCAGGCCATGCCTGAGCAGGACTACAGCCTCAAG ccctgtgctgcctcctgtcCTCCCCCCTGTCCTGCCTCCCACTGCCTTCTGCAGATCAGGGACCTGCAGGAAGTTGCTGTTGCCAGCTGGCTAATGAAGGAGGCCAGGATCAGCGAGAGGCGGCAGCTGCACGACCCGGACGATGTGTACTTCTACTGCGTCAACTGCAACGTGGCGGCGTGCCGTGGCAGCGACATCCGCACTGTGGAGGGCATGCACCACGTTAACATCAACCCCAACTTCAG GGTGTACTACAGAGTTTCCGGGAAAATACAGTTCCAGCGGACTTTCAAGGACTGGGAGCCCGGCTGCCGCATCATGTGCAGCGAGTGCAGCCAG gactgGGGAATGGAGATGATCTACCGACAGGTGAAGCTGCCCATCCTCTGCATCAAAAACTTTGTGGTGGAGACACCGGCTGAGAAGAGGAGATACAAGAAATGGAGTGCCGTGACGTTCCCTGTCAAGGAGTTTGACTACCTGGAGTACTGCTCCAGCACCCATGGCCAGTCCTTCTAG
- the DHX58 gene encoding ATP-dependent RNA helicase DHX58 isoform X4, whose product MELRGYQREAVAPALRGRNSIIWLPTGAGKTRAAVHVCRRHLESRRGGRVAVLVNKVHLVDQHAKKEFHVLQDAFKVTAISGDSHHKSFFACVVKQSDVVICTAQILQNALVSGEEDMHVELTDFSLLVIDECHHTHKEGVYNKIMLNYLQRKLSGQQGLPQVLGLTASPGTGGATSFEGAVEHILQICANLDTEKIMSAQEEVQHLQSHVPQPRKQYDLCQERAQDPFGEQLKKMMEQIQQYMEMPGLPQDFGTQIYEQRIMELEKRAAETFCRKTRVCALHLRKYNDALLINDTVRMIDAFQCLQQFYTAERDAKDPTERFLTTTFEENRMSLQALARDRRYENPRLGKLEEILQEHFQPPGTARGIVFTKTRQSAHSLLSWLQDTATLCGQHIRAAVLTGAGYSNQTKHMTQNEQQDVIKLFREGALNLLFSTSVAEEGLDIPECNIVVRYGLMTNEIAMVQARGRARAENSVYSVLAKANSREVSRELLNENLVELMERAIRAVQAMPEQDYSLKPCAASCPPPCPASHCLLQIRDLQEVAVASWLMKEARISERRQLHDPDDVYFYCVNCNVAACRGSDIRTVEGMHHVNINPNFRVYYRVSGKIQFQRTFKDWEPGCRIMCSECSQYMPI is encoded by the exons aTGGAGCTGCGGGGGTACCAGCGGGAGGCGGTGGCCCCGGCCCTGCGCGGCCGCAACAGCATCATCTGGCTGCCCACGGGCGCCGGCAAGACCCGCGCGGCCGTCCACGTCTGCCGGCGGCACCTGGAGAGCCGGCGGGGCGGCAGGGTGGCCGTCCTGGTCAACAAG GTGCATCTGGTGGACCAGCACGCCAAGAAGGAGTTCCACGTGCTGCAGGACGCCTTCAAGGTGACGGCCATCAGCGGGGACAGCCACCACAAGTCCTTCTTCGCCTGCGTGGTGAAGCAGAGCGATGTCGTCATCTGCACGGCCCAGATCCTGCAGAACGCGCTGGTCAGCGGGGAGGAAGACATGCACGTGGAGCTGACGG ATTTCTCGCTGCTGGTGATAGACGAGTGCCACCACACACACAAGGAGGGCGTCTACAACAAAATCATGCTGAATTACCTCCAGCGCAAGCTCAGCGGGCAGCAGGGCCTGCCGCAGGTCCTGGGCCTGACGGCGTCCCCCGGCACCGGGGGGGCAACCTCCTTCGAGGGAGCCGTAGAGCACATCCTGCAG ATCTGTGCCAACCTGGACACCGAGAAAATCATGTCGGCGCAGGAGGAGGTGCAGCACCTGCAGAGCCACGTCCCCCAGCCCAGGAAGCAGTACGACCTGTGCCAGGAGAGAGCTCAG gaCCCCTTTGGCGAGCAGCTGAAGAAGATGATGGAGCAGATCCAGCAGTACATGGAGATGCCTGGCCTGCCACAGGACTTCGGCACGCAGATTTACGAGCAGCGCATTATGGAGCTGGAGAAGAGAG CGGCAGAGACGTTTTGTCGCAAGACGCGGGTGTGCGCACTGCACCTGCGCAAGTACAATGACGCATTGCTGATCAATGACACGGTGCGGATGATCGACGCCTTCCAGTGCCTCCAGCAGTTCTACACTGCTGAGAGGGACGCAAAGGACCCCACCGAACGGTTCCTCACCACCACGTTTGAGG AAAACAGGATGAGCTTGCAGGCGCTTGCCAGGGACCGGCGCTACGAGAACCCCAGGCTGGGCAAACTGGAGGAGATCCTGCAGGAGCACTTCCAGCCCCCAGGCACCGCTCGTGGCATCGTCTTCACCAAGACCCGGCAGAGTGCCCACAGCCTGCTCAGCTGGCTGCAGGACACGGCCACGCTCTGCGGCCAGCACATCAGGGCCGCCGTCCTCACCGGTGCCGGCTACAGCAACCAGACCAAGCACATGACGCAG AATGAGCAGCAGGACGTGATCAAGCTGTTCCGCGAGGGAGCCCTCAACCTGCTCTTCTCCACCAGCGTGGCTGAGGAGGGCCTGGATATCCCCGAGTGCAACATTGTGGTCCGTTATGGGCTGATGACCAACGAGATCGCCATGGTGCAG GCCCGGGGCCGTGCCCGTGCCGAAAACAGCGTCTACTCCGTCCTTGCCAAAGCCAACAGCAGAGAGGTCTCTCGTGAGCTGCTCAATGAGAACCTCGTGGAGCTCATGGAGAGGGCGATCAGAGCGGTGCAGGCCATGCCTGAGCAGGACTACAGCCTCAAG ccctgtgctgcctcctgtcCTCCCCCCTGTCCTGCCTCCCACTGCCTTCTGCAGATCAGGGACCTGCAGGAAGTTGCTGTTGCCAGCTGGCTAATGAAGGAGGCCAGGATCAGCGAGAGGCGGCAGCTGCACGACCCGGACGATGTGTACTTCTACTGCGTCAACTGCAACGTGGCGGCGTGCCGTGGCAGCGACATCCGCACTGTGGAGGGCATGCACCACGTTAACATCAACCCCAACTTCAG GGTGTACTACAGAGTTTCCGGGAAAATACAGTTCCAGCGGACTTTCAAGGACTGGGAGCCCGGCTGCCGCATCATGTGCAGCGAGTGCAGCCAG TACATGCCCATATGA
- the KAT2A gene encoding histone acetyltransferase KAT2A encodes MAEPEAAQPGRPPPGPGTATGSGAAGGAGSSDPARPGLSQQQRASQRKAQVRGFPRGKKLEKLGVFSACKANDACKCNGWKNPNPPTAPRMDLQQPVTNLSEPCRSCSHALADHVSHLENVSEEEINRLLGMVVDVENLFMSVHKEEDTDTKQVYFYLFKLLRKCILQMSQPVVEGSLGSPPFEKPNIEQGVLNFVQYKFSHLPPKERQTMYELSKMFLLCLNYWKLETPSQFRQRSQNDDVATYKVNYTRWLCYCHVPQSCDSLPRYETTHVFGRSLLKSIFTVTRRQLLEKFRVEKDKLVPEKRTLILTHFPKFLSMLEEEIYGENSPIWEADFTVPAAEGAQLVSRPAAVSTVAVPTTPLFSKKLSNSSSAVSMDASTPEPLPGEKRKLPESLTLEDAKRIRVMGDIPMELVNEVMLTITDPAAMLGPETSLLSANAARDETARLEERRGIIEFHVIGNSLSQKSNKKILMWLVGLQNVFSHQLPRMPKEYITRLVFDPKHKTLALIKDGRVIGGICFRMFPTQGFTEIVFCAVTSNEQVKGYGTHLMNHLKEYHIKHNILYFLTYADEYAIGYFKKQGFSKDIKVPKSRYLGYIKDYEGATLMECELNPRIPYTELSHIIKKQKEIIKKLIERKQAQIRKVYPGLTCFKEGVRQIPIESVPGIRETGWKPLGKEKGKELKDPDQLYNTLKNLLAQIKTHPSAWPFMEPVKKSEAPDYYEIIRFPIDLKTMTERLKNRYYVTKKLFIADLQRIITNCREYNPPDSDYCKCANTLEKFFYFKLKEGGLIDK; translated from the exons ATGGCGGAGCCGGAGGCCGCGCAGCCCGGGCGGCCCCCGCCGGGCCCGGGGACGGCgacggggagcggggcggcgggaggagcggggTCGAGCGATCCGGCCCGACCCGGGCTGAGCCAGCAACAGCGGGCGAGCCAGCGCAAGGCGCAGGTGCGGGGGTTCCCCCGCGGCAAGAAGCTGGAGAAGCTGGGGGTCTTCTCGGCCTGCAAG GCCAATGATGCCTGCAAGTGCAATGGCTGGAAGAACCCCAACCCTCCCACTGCCCCTCGCATGGACCTGCAGCAGCCGGTGACCAACCTGAGCGAGCCCTGCCGGAGCTGCAGCCACGCACTGG CGGACCACGTGTCCCACCTGGAGAATGTCTCGGAGGAGGAGATCAACCGGCTGCTGGGCATGGTGGTGGACGTGGAAAACCTCTTCATGTCGGTGCACAAGGAGGAGGACACGGACACCAAGCAGGTGTATTTCTACCTGTTCAAG CTCCTGCGGAAGTGCATCCTGCAGATGAGCCAGCCTGTGGTCGAGGGGTCCCTGGGGAGCCCCCCCTTTGAGAAACCAAACATTGAGCAG GGAGTCCTCAACTTCGTCCAGTACAAGTTCAGCCACTTGCCACCCAAGGAGCGGCAGACCATGTACGAACTCTccaagatgttcctgctctgccTCAACTACTGGAAGCTGGAGACGCCCTCCCAGTTCCGGCAGCGCTCCCAGAATGACGATGTGGCCACCTACAAGGTCAACTACACAAG GTGGCTCTGCTACTGCCACGTGCCACAAAGCTGCGACAGCCTTCCCCGCTACGAGACCACCCACGTCTTTGGGCGCAGTCTCCTGAAGTCCATCTTCACAGTCACCCGCCGGCAGCTGCTGGAGAAGTTCCGGGTGGAGAAGGACAAGCTGGTGCCAGAAAAGCGGACGCTGATCCTCACCCACTTCCCCAA gtTCCTGTCCATGCTGGAGGAGGAGATCTATGGCGAGAACTCTCCCATCTGGGAGGCTGATTTCACCGTGCCAGCCGCGGAGGGTGCCCAGCTGGTGTCTCGCCCAG CTGCAGTCAGCACTGTCGCCGTGCCCACCACTCCACTCTTCAGCAAGAAGCTCagcaacagcagctctgcagtgagCATGGATGCCAGCACCCCGGAGCCCCTGCCAG GGGAGAAGCGAAAGCTGCCCGAGAGCCTGACGCTGGAAGATGCCAAGCGGATCCGTGTCATGGGAGACATCCCCATGGAGCTGGTGAACGAGGTCATGCTAACCATCACGGACCCCGCTGCCATGCTGGGCCCTGAG aCCAGCCTGCTGTCGGCAAATGCGGCACGGGACGAGACGGCCCGGCTGGAGGAGCGCCGCGGCATCATCGAGTTCCACGTCATTGGCAACTCGCTCTCGCAGAAGTCCAACAAGAAGATCCTGATGTGGCTGGTGGGCTTGCAGAATGTCTTCTCGCACCAGCTGCCCCGCATGCCCAAGGAGTACATCACCCGCCTCGTCTTTGACCC GAAGCACAAGACCCTGGCACTGATCAAGGACGGCCGAGTGATCGGGGGCATCTGCTTCCGCATGTTCCCCACCCAGGGCTTCACGGAGATCGTCTTCTGCGCCGTCACGTCCAACGAGCAAGTGAAG GGCTACGGGACGCACCTGATGAACCACCTGAAGGAGTACCACATCAAGCACAACATCCTCTACTTCCTCACCTACGCGGACGAGTATGCCATTGGCTACTTCAAGAAGCAG GGCTTTTCCAAGGACATCAAGGTCCCCAAGAGCCGCTACCTGGGCTACATCAAGGACTACGAGGGGGCAACCCTAATGGAGTGTGAGCTGAACCCCCGCATCCCCTACACGGAGCTCTCCCACATCATCAAGAAGCAGAAGGAG ATCATCAAGAAGCTGATTGAGAGGAAGCAGGCGCAGATCCGCAAGGTCTACCCTGGCCTGACCTGCTTCAAGGAGGGTGTGCGGCAGATCCCCATCGAGAGCGTCCCAGGCATCC GAGAAACGGGATGGAAAccactggggaaggagaaggg AAAAGAGCTGAAGGATCCAGACCAGCTCTACAACACCCTGAAGAACCTCCTGGCCCAGATCAAG aCCCACCCCAGCGCGTGGCCCTTCATGGAGCCAGTGAAGAAGTCGGAGGCGCCGGACTACTATGAAATCATCCGCTTCCCCATTG acCTGAAGACCATGACCGAGCGCCTGAAGAACCGCTACTACGTCACCAAGAAGCTGTTCATCGCCGACCTGCAGCGCATCATCACCAACTGCCGCGAGTATAACCCGCCTGACAGTGACTACTGCAAGTGTGCCAACACCCTGGAGAAGTTCTTCTACTTCAAGCTCAAGGAGGGGGGGCTCATTGACAAGTAG
- the DHX58 gene encoding ATP-dependent RNA helicase DHX58 isoform X3 gives MELRGYQREAVAPALRGRNSIIWLPTGAGKTRAAVHVCRRHLESRRGGRVAVLVNKVHLVDQHAKKEFHVLQDAFKVTAISGDSHHKSFFACVVKQSDVVICTAQILQNALVSGEEDMHVELTDFSLLVIDECHHTHKEGVYNKIMLNYLQRKLSGQQGLPQVLGLTASPGTGGATSFEGAVEHILQICANLDTEKIMSAQEEVQHLQSHVPQPRKQYDLCQERAQDPFGEQLKKMMEQIQQYMEMPGLPQDFGTQIYEQRIMELEKRAAETFCRKTRVCALHLRKYNDALLINDTVRMIDAFQCLQQFYTAERDAKDPTERFLTTTFEENRMSLQALARDRRYENPRLGKLEEILQEHFQPPGTARGIVFTKTRQSAHSLLSWLQDTATLCGQHIRAAVLTGAGYSNQTKHMTQNEQQDVIKLFREGALNLLFSTSVAEEGLDIPECNIVVRYGLMTNEIAMVQARGRARAENSVYSVLAKANSREVSRELLNENLVELMERAIRAVQAMPEQDYSLKIRDLQEVAVASWLMKEARISERRQLHDPDDVYFYCVNCNVAACRGSDIRTVEGMHHVNINPNFRVYYRVSGKIQFQRTFKDWEPGCRIMCSECSQDWGMEMIYRQVKLPILCIKNFVVETPAEKRRYKKWSAVTFPVKEFDYLEYCSSTHGQSF, from the exons aTGGAGCTGCGGGGGTACCAGCGGGAGGCGGTGGCCCCGGCCCTGCGCGGCCGCAACAGCATCATCTGGCTGCCCACGGGCGCCGGCAAGACCCGCGCGGCCGTCCACGTCTGCCGGCGGCACCTGGAGAGCCGGCGGGGCGGCAGGGTGGCCGTCCTGGTCAACAAG GTGCATCTGGTGGACCAGCACGCCAAGAAGGAGTTCCACGTGCTGCAGGACGCCTTCAAGGTGACGGCCATCAGCGGGGACAGCCACCACAAGTCCTTCTTCGCCTGCGTGGTGAAGCAGAGCGATGTCGTCATCTGCACGGCCCAGATCCTGCAGAACGCGCTGGTCAGCGGGGAGGAAGACATGCACGTGGAGCTGACGG ATTTCTCGCTGCTGGTGATAGACGAGTGCCACCACACACACAAGGAGGGCGTCTACAACAAAATCATGCTGAATTACCTCCAGCGCAAGCTCAGCGGGCAGCAGGGCCTGCCGCAGGTCCTGGGCCTGACGGCGTCCCCCGGCACCGGGGGGGCAACCTCCTTCGAGGGAGCCGTAGAGCACATCCTGCAG ATCTGTGCCAACCTGGACACCGAGAAAATCATGTCGGCGCAGGAGGAGGTGCAGCACCTGCAGAGCCACGTCCCCCAGCCCAGGAAGCAGTACGACCTGTGCCAGGAGAGAGCTCAG gaCCCCTTTGGCGAGCAGCTGAAGAAGATGATGGAGCAGATCCAGCAGTACATGGAGATGCCTGGCCTGCCACAGGACTTCGGCACGCAGATTTACGAGCAGCGCATTATGGAGCTGGAGAAGAGAG CGGCAGAGACGTTTTGTCGCAAGACGCGGGTGTGCGCACTGCACCTGCGCAAGTACAATGACGCATTGCTGATCAATGACACGGTGCGGATGATCGACGCCTTCCAGTGCCTCCAGCAGTTCTACACTGCTGAGAGGGACGCAAAGGACCCCACCGAACGGTTCCTCACCACCACGTTTGAGG AAAACAGGATGAGCTTGCAGGCGCTTGCCAGGGACCGGCGCTACGAGAACCCCAGGCTGGGCAAACTGGAGGAGATCCTGCAGGAGCACTTCCAGCCCCCAGGCACCGCTCGTGGCATCGTCTTCACCAAGACCCGGCAGAGTGCCCACAGCCTGCTCAGCTGGCTGCAGGACACGGCCACGCTCTGCGGCCAGCACATCAGGGCCGCCGTCCTCACCGGTGCCGGCTACAGCAACCAGACCAAGCACATGACGCAG AATGAGCAGCAGGACGTGATCAAGCTGTTCCGCGAGGGAGCCCTCAACCTGCTCTTCTCCACCAGCGTGGCTGAGGAGGGCCTGGATATCCCCGAGTGCAACATTGTGGTCCGTTATGGGCTGATGACCAACGAGATCGCCATGGTGCAG GCCCGGGGCCGTGCCCGTGCCGAAAACAGCGTCTACTCCGTCCTTGCCAAAGCCAACAGCAGAGAGGTCTCTCGTGAGCTGCTCAATGAGAACCTCGTGGAGCTCATGGAGAGGGCGATCAGAGCGGTGCAGGCCATGCCTGAGCAGGACTACAGCCTCAAG ATCAGGGACCTGCAGGAAGTTGCTGTTGCCAGCTGGCTAATGAAGGAGGCCAGGATCAGCGAGAGGCGGCAGCTGCACGACCCGGACGATGTGTACTTCTACTGCGTCAACTGCAACGTGGCGGCGTGCCGTGGCAGCGACATCCGCACTGTGGAGGGCATGCACCACGTTAACATCAACCCCAACTTCAG GGTGTACTACAGAGTTTCCGGGAAAATACAGTTCCAGCGGACTTTCAAGGACTGGGAGCCCGGCTGCCGCATCATGTGCAGCGAGTGCAGCCAG gactgGGGAATGGAGATGATCTACCGACAGGTGAAGCTGCCCATCCTCTGCATCAAAAACTTTGTGGTGGAGACACCGGCTGAGAAGAGGAGATACAAGAAATGGAGTGCCGTGACGTTCCCTGTCAAGGAGTTTGACTACCTGGAGTACTGCTCCAGCACCCATGGCCAGTCCTTCTAG
- the DHX58 gene encoding ATP-dependent RNA helicase DHX58 isoform X1 — MELRGYQREAVAPALRGRNSIIWLPTGAGKTRAAVHVCRRHLESRRGGRVAVLVNKVHLVDQHAKKEFHVLQDAFKVTAISGDSHHKSFFACVVKQSDVVICTAQILQNALVSGEEDMHVELTDFSLLVIDECHHTHKEGVYNKIMLNYLQRKLSGQQGLPQVLGLTASPGTGGATSFEGAVEHILQICANLDTEKIMSAQEEVQHLQSHVPQPRKQYDLCQERAQDPFGEQLKKMMEQIQQYMEMPGLPQDFGTQIYEQRIMELEKRAAETFCRKTRVCALHLRKYNDALLINDTVRMIDAFQCLQQFYTAERDAKDPTERFLTTTFEENRMSLQALARDRRYENPRLGKLEEILQEHFQPPGTARGIVFTKTRQSAHSLLSWLQDTATLCGQHIRAAVLTGAGYSNQTKHMTQNEQQDVIKLFREGALNLLFSTSVAEEGLDIPECNIVVRYGLMTNEIAMVQARGRARAENSVYSVLAKANSREVSRELLNENLVELMERAIRAVQAMPEQDYSLKPCAASCPPPCPASHCLLQIRDLQEVAVASWLMKEARISERRQLHDPDDVYFYCVNCNVAACRGSDIRTVEGMHHVNINPNFRVYYRVSGKIQFQRTFKDWEPGCRIMCSECSQDWGMEMIYRQVKLPILCIKNFVVETPAEKRRYKKWSAVTFPVKEFDYLEYCSSTHGQSF; from the exons aTGGAGCTGCGGGGGTACCAGCGGGAGGCGGTGGCCCCGGCCCTGCGCGGCCGCAACAGCATCATCTGGCTGCCCACGGGCGCCGGCAAGACCCGCGCGGCCGTCCACGTCTGCCGGCGGCACCTGGAGAGCCGGCGGGGCGGCAGGGTGGCCGTCCTGGTCAACAAG GTGCATCTGGTGGACCAGCACGCCAAGAAGGAGTTCCACGTGCTGCAGGACGCCTTCAAGGTGACGGCCATCAGCGGGGACAGCCACCACAAGTCCTTCTTCGCCTGCGTGGTGAAGCAGAGCGATGTCGTCATCTGCACGGCCCAGATCCTGCAGAACGCGCTGGTCAGCGGGGAGGAAGACATGCACGTGGAGCTGACGG ATTTCTCGCTGCTGGTGATAGACGAGTGCCACCACACACACAAGGAGGGCGTCTACAACAAAATCATGCTGAATTACCTCCAGCGCAAGCTCAGCGGGCAGCAGGGCCTGCCGCAGGTCCTGGGCCTGACGGCGTCCCCCGGCACCGGGGGGGCAACCTCCTTCGAGGGAGCCGTAGAGCACATCCTGCAG ATCTGTGCCAACCTGGACACCGAGAAAATCATGTCGGCGCAGGAGGAGGTGCAGCACCTGCAGAGCCACGTCCCCCAGCCCAGGAAGCAGTACGACCTGTGCCAGGAGAGAGCTCAG gaCCCCTTTGGCGAGCAGCTGAAGAAGATGATGGAGCAGATCCAGCAGTACATGGAGATGCCTGGCCTGCCACAGGACTTCGGCACGCAGATTTACGAGCAGCGCATTATGGAGCTGGAGAAGAGAG CGGCAGAGACGTTTTGTCGCAAGACGCGGGTGTGCGCACTGCACCTGCGCAAGTACAATGACGCATTGCTGATCAATGACACGGTGCGGATGATCGACGCCTTCCAGTGCCTCCAGCAGTTCTACACTGCTGAGAGGGACGCAAAGGACCCCACCGAACGGTTCCTCACCACCACGTTTGAGG AAAACAGGATGAGCTTGCAGGCGCTTGCCAGGGACCGGCGCTACGAGAACCCCAGGCTGGGCAAACTGGAGGAGATCCTGCAGGAGCACTTCCAGCCCCCAGGCACCGCTCGTGGCATCGTCTTCACCAAGACCCGGCAGAGTGCCCACAGCCTGCTCAGCTGGCTGCAGGACACGGCCACGCTCTGCGGCCAGCACATCAGGGCCGCCGTCCTCACCGGTGCCGGCTACAGCAACCAGACCAAGCACATGACGCAG AATGAGCAGCAGGACGTGATCAAGCTGTTCCGCGAGGGAGCCCTCAACCTGCTCTTCTCCACCAGCGTGGCTGAGGAGGGCCTGGATATCCCCGAGTGCAACATTGTGGTCCGTTATGGGCTGATGACCAACGAGATCGCCATGGTGCAG GCCCGGGGCCGTGCCCGTGCCGAAAACAGCGTCTACTCCGTCCTTGCCAAAGCCAACAGCAGAGAGGTCTCTCGTGAGCTGCTCAATGAGAACCTCGTGGAGCTCATGGAGAGGGCGATCAGAGCGGTGCAGGCCATGCCTGAGCAGGACTACAGCCTCAAG ccctgtgctgcctcctgtcCTCCCCCCTGTCCTGCCTCCCACTGCCTTCTGCAGATCAGGGACCTGCAGGAAGTTGCTGTTGCCAGCTGGCTAATGAAGGAGGCCAGGATCAGCGAGAGGCGGCAGCTGCACGACCCGGACGATGTGTACTTCTACTGCGTCAACTGCAACGTGGCGGCGTGCCGTGGCAGCGACATCCGCACTGTGGAGGGCATGCACCACGTTAACATCAACCCCAACTTCAG GGTGTACTACAGAGTTTCCGGGAAAATACAGTTCCAGCGGACTTTCAAGGACTGGGAGCCCGGCTGCCGCATCATGTGCAGCGAGTGCAGCCAG gactgGGGAATGGAGATGATCTACCGACAGGTGAAGCTGCCCATCCTCTGCATCAAAAACTTTGTGGTGGAGACACCGGCTGAGAAGAGGAGATACAAGAAATGGAGTGCCGTGACGTTCCCTGTCAAGGAGTTTGACTACCTGGAGTACTGCTCCAGCACCCATGGCCAGTCCTTCTAG